From Candidatus Bathyarchaeum sp.:
TTTAAATTCTAACAGCCGTTTTTCTGTTTCTCGAGCAATTTTTTGGGCCTGAAAAACCGGAACGTTTGCCTCTTTTACAAGGGCATCAGCGATTTTGTTTCGGTCAAATTCTTCCATGGCGAGACGGGAAGTTCGTACTAGAATTTTTTTTCGTTGTAGAAACTGTTGTTGGATGTCTTCGGTGAATTGTATCATGGTTTTGCCTAGTTCGGTGAGTCGGTATTCTTTGTTGTCTACATCGGGTTCTATTAGGTCTGCATTCAGCAGGTACTTAAGGTGGTATGCGAATCTGCCAGCATCTCTGCTGGGATTGAGTTTTAGTACCTTCATTAGATCAGTGTAAGATTGTGGACCTTTGTTTACTAAAGTCATCAGCAGTTGCATACGCAAAGAAGAAGAAGCCGCCTTCAGAACTTTCAAACCCGATTTTCGCCGACGTTTAGGCATTCAATTTCACCAGTATAGAGTGTTACAACAATCTAGTTTAAAAAATTAGAGTATAATCCAACAATTTGTAACAGAAAAATCCGACAAAAATGTGTGTTCTGAGTCCAGAACAGCAAAAAATAAACAAATTTGAGTTAGTCAAGAAAGTTTGACTAAAAACAAGCAGATTATGCTGTTAGTTTGTCAAGAAATCTTGAGAAATAGGCTTTTATCAACAAATAAGCTCAAAATAATACACGCAGGGGAACATGCATGCATAATGCTACAAGAAAAATCTGCAGTTTAGGGAGTTTGTCTCTTGTAGCTACCCTGCTTTTTTTCACAATACTAAATGAAAGCAACGTGCCTTCACCAAAAATCACAGAAAACCCATACAAACACATAAGTCAGAGAAAGTGAAACCAATGCATGCTAAAGTAACAAGCTTTGTTTTTACGCTTATTATCCTAGCGACAGTTGCAAGCCAAACAGTTAATGCTCAATATACTGCGGATGGAAGAGGCTTTCCCCTTGTTTCGCCGATTAACGTTGTTTCTCCAGCTAACATTACTTACAGTTCAGGTAAGTTAGAGTTGGTTGTAAATTTTCTGTTTTTGTTGAATTCTGACTACGCTAACTTAACCTACAGCATAGATGGCCAAAATAACGAAACAATTCCATTAACCGGAACCCAAACCCCCAGAGAAGTAACCAGAACCTATGAGAATGGGACAACTGTTCTAGTAAATTCAACACTTATGGTTCCCTTTGAAATTGATGGGGTTGTGTCGTTGCCCGAGCTAGAGGAAGGCTCACACAACATAACTGTTTACGGAAAATATGTTGCAAATAATGATGTGGGACTGGACCAAAAAACAGTTTATTTCACCATAAACAACAGTAACACCAGTTTAAATCAAAACGTAGAACAAATCGCAGATTTCCCAGAATGGATGCCACTACTTCTGGTTGTGTTCATAGTTATTGTGCTGATAATAATTTACAGGTACATCCTAAACAAGCTAGATTAGGAGAACGAATTAGTGAAAAAATTTGCATCATTGTTTATTTTGATGTTTTATGTTGCAGTTGTTTCTGTTTCTTTTCAGCAGATTAGACCCATGAAAGCGGATGATTACATTTACATCAGAGAAAATGGAAGCAGTGAAGGAACAAAACCTAGTTGCTAGGGGGGGTGAGTTTTATTATGTCGGGGACTTGGCCACCTTTTCCCACAATTTCACGATACAAAATGAAAACACCGTGAACACCCTCAATGCTCAAAGCTACGTTTACGCCTTTTTTGATGGTGGATTCTACGTCATCTCCAGATATCAGGTTTGCAACAGCAGTAGCAGCTGCATCTGCCAATCCGGCATTAACAGCAAAAACGGTTACTGCATCAGCGTCGCCAAAACTGAAAGCATGACTGAACTTGCCCGAACTGGTTGCCACCCCCACGGGGAACTGTTTGAGTCTAAAGCCCATTTCTTTAGAAAGGGGTTCGTGTCCTGCTGCAAAACCCACATCAATTAGCTGGTTTGACACTGCGTAGGCTTCGCCGCCATCTTCTACTACAGCGACTTTGCATCCACAATCAACCATATCCTTTACTGCTAAATCAGCAATAACTCCTGCAACCGCAGCCATTGGTCCCACTTTGGCTTTTTCTGCGGCTTGTGCCATTAAAAGGACAACTTCAGGACATTCTGTTACAGGGACAGGAGCAAGAGAAAAAAGAAAACGGGAATTTTTTTTGATGTAATCTTCAAGCAACTGCAGATTACGTTTGATTGAAGTTTTTGCGATTTCGATTCCGGCTTTTTTGTCTGAAACTATTGTGCAGTCTGATTCTTTGTAGCGAAAAGCCTGTTTGAAGAGTTTTTTATTTGTCATTTTTTGGTGTTTCGGTGCTGTTCAACTAAAGTAATGGCTCGGGCGGGACATGCATCTACACACAAGCCACAGGGGTTGCCGATGCAGGTTTTTTCGTTGAACACTACTGAATAGTCTTTGTCGTAAGAGATGGCATCTACAGGGCACAGCGCGTAGCATGCGCCGCAGTCAATGCATTTGTCAGAGTCCACTTCGATTAGTTTGGGAAACTTTACAATCACACCTTTGTCTTGAAAGGCTTTGACGATCTTTTGAACGTGGACCTTTGGGACTTCTATGAGTATGTCGCCGCCGGAAGAGTTCACGGTAGCGGTTACGATTCTCATGGGAATTCCAAGGTCC
This genomic window contains:
- a CDS encoding 4Fe-4S binding protein, whose product is MDRILLRFSEENVEDPITSQVILDLGIPMRIVTATVNSSGGDILIEVPKVHVQKIVKAFQDKGVIVKFPKLIEVDSDKCIDCGACYALCPVDAISYDKDYSVVFNEKTCIGNPCGLCVDACPARAITLVEQHRNTKK
- a CDS encoding UPF0280 family protein, encoding MTNKKLFKQAFRYKESDCTIVSDKKAGIEIAKTSIKRNLQLLEDYIKKNSRFLFSLAPVPVTECPEVVLLMAQAAEKAKVGPMAAVAGVIADLAVKDMVDCGCKVAVVEDGGEAYAVSNQLIDVGFAAGHEPLSKEMGFRLKQFPVGVATSSGKFSHAFSFGDADAVTVFAVNAGLADAAATAVANLISGDDVESTIKKGVNVALSIEGVHGVFILYREIVGKGGQVPDIIKLTPPSN